A single Aspergillus puulaauensis MK2 DNA, chromosome 7, nearly complete sequence DNA region contains:
- a CDS encoding putative non-repetitive nucleoporin (BUSCO:EOG092606UX;~COG:U,Y;~EggNog:ENOG410PHQ9;~InterPro:IPR042538,IPR042537,IPR036322,IPR014908, IPR004870,IPR042533,IPR007187;~PFAM:PF03177,PF08801;~go_component: GO:0005643 - nuclear pore [Evidence IEA];~go_function: GO:0005515 - protein binding [Evidence IEA];~go_function: GO:0017056 - structural constituent of nuclear pore [Evidence IEA];~go_process: GO:0006913 - nucleocytoplasmic transport [Evidence IEA]) — protein sequence MSYPVLPPVTPQKPLPGAFFQTPAPGNALNPPQPTPPQPTAQPANAAAQPVLPRFPPALKPAPQNLNTEERAARTVNDTLTQEARYPDLDSYLSQGFSSDYDIPVSPTWAPFQKVKMYNIPDQIFDQYNLAQVSTTMGLLAELNHAWVAIDNALYLWDYTHTNPQLVGFEDQPNSINAVKLAKPRPGVFLPSITHLLVISTTAEVILLGMKCEPTPGGGRQVTLYQTGMSASIRGLDISILASSDATGRIFFAGTSDNDVYELTYQQEEKWFQGRCAKVNHTGSRIATFAPSLTFTQRPSEHVEQMVVDDSRRLLYTLSSSSTIRVFHLKVDGSVSLAITKPAHDIYANIGHIIASNQALNSKVKIVSISPIPAAEASRYHLIATTATGYRIYLSATGSYSWSPAPNGANAPTSMQAHYVKTPPFDNPPPVYQGQSRFQPSMAASKVPIHTLDPTRSSARFPPGYFFCFTCQDMTQKSDTLFISAPDSGRVARSQESVIPGKAAETGIWLSLGSRAEDIGLSSPTTPASASPSGFGNELAVQFENPSAEVAILTNTGIHVFRRRRLVDIFAALVRNGGSGGDEGLEGEIKNFIRTYGRSETLATALAVSCGQGVEVSTDSRLTQINDPDVLEFARKVFIEYGGRPTLNENAVADNSTPAIDTVVPSPRHAGIALYISRLLRSIWRKEVAVVAGAPGGPQTISSTIPTPKLLDIQRDLSALQEFFKTNRSFIEGLSGPEALARVSTKQEEIELQAEHRALHSLVQLVSHTIEGISFVSVLFDEKVEEIVALLPDESKQRFLKLTFEELFSTTKGHDVAKELVKGIVNRNIAKGANVETVADALRRRCGSFCSSEDVVIFKAQELLKRATEAGFNSELGRNLLNESLHLFQQVSENLPMDYLVPAVESYIVNQFFAGAIQLALNVAGRSDKANMALSWMMDGQPQPDPRKDYYLFRTQCYDLVFKVILAVDNLALQDPGVVDGQLTLVAKRKNEAYGIISESKDEVFLTSLYDWYLGQGWSDRLLRSDSPFVVEYLKRKSNDDLAHADLLWRYYTQSERFYEAARVQLELANSSFVLPLSRRIEYLGQARANASTFTQDVGRQARQRLLQEVSNLIDVANIQDDLLQRLKDDTRLAPEQRAKVLEDVDGSILEVSYMFNQYADSASYYDICLQIFHIADHRNPADIRSTWQHLLQDLHDETVARGSPQPYEAVVDKIRSLGSRLRMSETIFPIPTLLPMLERYALEHQRNVGPPTWVVDTFFDLGVAHETIYSVLESMYYTDEAPFHGANRKIIARDLLYTIEHWFHDTVRLGGIVFGSDIIAERVVEMLILIQQGGISPDQMAVAHELRARIQNILS from the exons ATGTCCTACCCTGTTCTCCCACCAGTGACACCTCAGAAGCCTCTTCCTGGTGCTTTCTTCCAGACACCGGCGCCCGGCAATGCGCTGAATCCTCCGCAACCCACACCTCCCCAGCCGACCGCACAGCCCGCAAATGCGGCGGCGCAACCTGTGCTTCCCAGGTTCCCTCCGGCCTTGAAACCGGCACCGCAGAATCTGAATACGGAGGAACGTGCGGCGCGGACAGTCAATGATACCCTCACACAGGAAGCTCGCTATCCCGACCTTGATAGCTACTTGTCTC AGGGCTTTTCATCGGACTATGACATCCCCGTGTCGCCAACATGGGCGCCGTTTCAGAAAGTCAAGATGTACAACATCCCCGACCAAATATTCGACCAGTATAACCTAGCGCAGGTATCTACCACCATGGGTTTGTTGGCGGAGCTGAATCACGCGTGGGTAGCCATCGACAACGCGCTGTACCTCTGGGATTATACACACACCAACCCTCAACTCGTCGGATTCGAAGATCAACCCAACAGCATCAATGCGGTCAAGCTAGCCAAACCACGCCCCGGGGTTTTCCTCCCTAGCATTACCCATTTGCTCGTCATATCGACAACGGCGGAGGTGATACTGCTAGGCATGAAATGTGAGCCGACACCCGGAGGTGGTCGACAAGTGACTTTATACCAGACGGGGATGTCGGCATCTATTCGTGGATTGGATATCAGCATTTTGGCTTCCTCGGACGCGACTGGCCGTATATTTTTCGCCGGTACTTCCGATAATGACGTTTATGAACTTACAtaccaacaagaagaaaaatgGTTCCAAGGTCGATGCGCCAAGGTGAACCACACAGGCTCTCGCATCGCTACATTTGCGCCTTCTCTAACCTTTACGCAACGGCCATCGGAACATGTCGAGCAAATGGTAGTTGATGATTCTAGGCGGCTTTTGTACACactgtcatcatcatctacCATTAGGGTGTTTCACTTGAAAGTAGATGGGTCCGTTTCTCTCGCAATTACGAAACCAGCCCATGATATCTATGCCAATATCGGCCACATCATCGCCTCTAACCAAGCGCTGAACTCCAAGGTTAAAATTGTGTCAATCAGCCCGATTCCGGCAGCCGAGGCGTCAAGGTATCATTTGATAGCGACTACCGCTACAGGTTACCGCATTTACTTGAGTGCCACTGGATCCTATAGCTGGTCTCCTGCGCCGAATGGCGCAAATGCCCCAACAAGCATGCAGGCTCATTATGTCAAAACGCCGCCCTTTGACAACCCACCTCCTGTATACCAAGGTCAATCGCGTTTCCAGCCCTCAATGGCGGCGTCTAAAGTCCCCATCCACACACTCGATCCAACGAGGTCATCAGCACGATTCCCCCCGGGTTATTTTTTCTGTTTCACTTGCCAGGACATGACACAAAAATCAGATACATTGTTTATATCTGCTCCGGACTCCGGACGCGTGGCCCGTTCGCAGGAGAGTGTCATCCCCGGAAAAGCCGCGGAAACCGGTATATGGCTCTCGTTGGGAAGCAGAGCGGAAGATATCGGACTCAGCTCTCCAACCACGCCAGCTTCGGCAAGTCCTAGTGGCTTTGGCAACGAACTCGCCGTTCAATTTGAAAACCCGTCCGCGGAGGTTGCCATTCTGACAAACACCGGCATTCATGTGTTCCGGAGGAGACGACTCGTTGACATCTTCGCCGCTTTGGTGCGTAACGGGGGTAgtggcggcgacgagggtCTCGAGGGCGAAATCAAGAACTTTATTCGTACTTATGGGCGCAGCGAGACACTCGCGACTGCCCTTGCAGTTTCATGTGGCCAGGGTGTAGAGGTCTCTACAGATTCACGACTTACCCAAATCAACGACCCGGATGTCCTCGAATTCGCCCGTAAGGTATTCATAGAATATGGCGGCCGACCAACGCTGAACGAAAATGCTGTCGCCGATAATTCTACTCCCGCCATTGACACAGTCGTTCCATCACCACGACACGCAGGAATCGCTCTATACATCTCAAGATTACTCCGGTCGATATGGCGGAAGGAAGTTGCTGTAGTCGCTGGCGCCCCCGGTGGACCGCAAACGATTTCTTCTACCATTCCAACTCCCAAGTTGCTAGACATTCAGAGGGATTTATCTGCTTTACAAGAGTTCTTCAAGACAAACAGGAGTTTTATTGAAGGACTAAGCGGGCCCGAAGCTCTTGCGCGCGTATCAACAAAGCAGGAAGAAATCGAACTTCAAGCAGAGCATCGGGCGCTTCACTCGCTCGTACAGCTGGTATCTCACACTATCGAAGGGATTTCATTTGTGTCCGTTTTGTTTGACGAGAAGGTCGAAGAAATCGTCGCGCTACTACCTGATGAATCGAAACAACGGTTCTTGAAACTGACGTTCGAGGAGCTTTTCAGCACTACCAAGGGTCATGATGTTGCCAAAGAGCTGGTTAAGGGAATTGTCAACAGAAACATCGCCAAGGGAGCTAATGTCGAGACTGTAGCAGATGCTCTGCGTCGGCGATGTGGCAGTTTCTGTAGCTCTGAGGATGTTGTTATCTTCAAGGCCCAAGAACTGCTCAAGCGCGCTACCGAGGCTGGCTTCAACTCGGAGCTCGGTCGTAATTTGCTGAACGAGAGCTTGCATCTGTTCCAGCAGGTGTCAGAGAACCTACCCATGGATTATTTGGTACCCGCAGTAGAGAGTTACATAGTAAATCAATTCTTCGCAG GTGCTATCCAGCTCGCTTTGAATGTTGCTGGTCGATCAGACAAGGCGAACATGGCTTTGTCGTGGATGATGGACGGTCAACCGCAACCG GACCCTCGAAAGGACTACTACCTATTCAGAACGCAATGTTACGATCTCGTGTTCAAAGTCATCCTCGCTGTTGACAACCTTGCCCTTCAAGATCCTGGCGTCGTTGACGGGCAATTAACACTGGTCGCGAAGCGCAAGAATGAGGCCTATGGAATCATTTCAGAGTCTAAAGACGAAGTGTTTTTGACGAGCTTGTATGATTGGTATCTGGGGCAGGGTTGGAGTGACCGGCTGTTGAGATCGGACTCTCCTTTCGTCGTCGAGTACCTGAAGCGGAAGTCGAACGATGACCTTGCACACGCCGATCTCCTGTGGCGGTACTACACCCAGTCTGAACGCTTTTACGAGGCCGCTAGAGTCCAGTTAGAGCTGGCCAATAGCTCTTTTGTCCTCCCTCTCAGCCGAAGAATTGAGTATCTCGGCCAAGCACGGGCCAACGCTTCAACTTTCACACAAGATGTGGGACGACAGGCACGACAGCGATTGTTACAGGAAGTGTCCAATCTCATCGATGTGGCGAATATCCAGGATGACCTTCTACAACGGTTGAAGGACGATACACGCCTCGCGCCCGAGCAGAGGGCCAAGGTCCTCGAGGACGTGGACGGATCCATCCTTGAGGTCTCTTAT ATGTTCAACCAATACGCCGATAGCGCAAGCTACTACGACATCTGTCTGCAAATCTTCCACATCGCGGACCACCGCAACCCCGCCGACATCCGTTCCACATGGCAACATCTGCTCCAGGATCTGCACGATGAAACGGTCGCACGCGGCTCCCCACAGCCCTatgaggctgttgttgaCAAGATCCGCTCCCTAGGGTCCCGCCTCCGAATGTCCGAAACCATATTCCCCATCCCCACTCTCCTCCCCATGCTTGAACGCTACGCCCTGGAACACCAGCGCAACGTCGGTCCCCCAACATGGGTCGTCGACACTTTCTTCGACCTTGGCGTCGCCCATGAGACTATTTACTCCGTCCTTGAATCAATGTACTACACCGACGAGGCGCCCTTCCACGGCGCAAACCGCAAGATCATCGCCCGTGATCTTCTTTACACTATTGAACACTGGTTCCATGACACCGTACGGCTTGGCGGCATTGTCTTCGGAAGCGACATTATTGCCGAGCGCGTCGTGGAGATGCTTATCCTCATCCAACAGGGCGGTATCAGCCCTGACCAGATGGCTGTCGCCCATGAGCTTCGCGCTAGGATCCAAAATATTTTGAGTTAG
- the SME1 gene encoding small nuclear ribonucleoprotein E (BUSCO:EOG09265NHW;~COG:A;~EggNog:ENOG410PS8Z;~InterPro:IPR027078,IPR010920,IPR001163;~PFAM:PF01423;~go_component: GO:0005681 - spliceosomal complex [Evidence IEA];~go_process: GO:0000398 - mRNA splicing, via spliceosome [Evidence IEA]), whose product MTGRGGGAARKTLLAPIHFIFKLLQQRSTVCIWLYEQLAFRIEGKIRGFDEFMNLVVDDAVEVRLATKTDEEKRRPLGQILLKGDNVSLIQAVQ is encoded by the exons ATGACTGGCAGAGGAGGCGGTGCTGCTCGCAAGACACTGCTTGCGCCCATCCACTTTATTttcaaactcctccagcAACGCTCAACAGTCTGCATCTGGTTATATGAACAGCTCGCATTCCGTATAGAGGGGAAGATCAGG GGGTTCGACGAGTTCATGAATCTGGTAGTCGATGACGCCGTGGAGGTTAGGCTGGCCACAAAAACTGACGAGGAAAAGAGACGACCATTAG GTCAAATACTGCTCAAGGGCGACAATGTCTCCCTCATCCAAGCTGTCCAGTGA
- a CDS encoding uncharacterized protein (COG:S;~EggNog:ENOG410PQB3;~InterPro:IPR003789,IPR019004,IPR042184;~PFAM:PF09424;~go_function: GO:0016884 - carbon-nitrogen ligase activity, with glutamine as amido-N-donor [Evidence IEA]) — translation MLRVLRQTTRLGLYQARWNSTASPSLPPLMTTLRTDLKTAMRSKDTDRLSVLRALISETNNSQKTSSPIQTDLQLLALIRKRVSASKDSAQQFLSAERPDLKEKEDKAQAILEEYGSQVQTMSVDEIKQIVAGEVTKLKESGKKLEIGTVLKTLFTPGGALDGKPAERAEVAKIAKEAVSAA, via the exons ATGCTCCGAGTTTTGCGACAAACAACCCGCCTGGGTCTCTACCAAGCGCGATGGAACTCGACAGCCAGCCCATCGCTGCCGCCATTGATGACTACATTGAGAACTGATTTGAAGACTGCGATGCGGTCAAAGGATACGGATAG ACTGAGCGTCCTCCGAGCACTGATCTCCGAGACCAACAACTCGCAAAAAACCTCGTCTCCCATTCAGACAGACCTGCAATTACTGGCATTGATCCGGAAGCGCGTCTCTGCCTCCAAAGACTCGGCTCAGCAATTCCTCAGCGCCGAGCGACCGGATCtcaaggagaaagaggataaGGCTCAGGCGATCCTTGAGGAGTATGGAAGTCAAGTGCAAACAATGAGtgtcgacgagatcaagcaGATTGTCGCGGGCGAGGTAACAAAGCTGAAGGAGAGTggcaagaagctggagattgGTACGGTCCTCAAAACCCTCTTTACGCCCGGGGGTGCCCTGGATGGCAAGCCTGCTGAGAGAGCCGAGGTTGCGAAAATCGCAAAGGAGGCTGTTTCTGCGGCTTGA
- a CDS encoding 5-formyltetrahydrofolate cyclo-ligase (BUSCO:EOG09264PMA;~COG:H;~EggNog:ENOG410PPHN;~InterPro:IPR024185,IPR037171,IPR002698;~PFAM:PF01812): MMAGIQTAKKDLRKRMRDVLRGISADSIGNQSRAVASRLFALPEYQRAQRIGVYLSMPTGELSTTAIVEDALKSHKEVFVPYIHSIETTTTQQKTSVMDMLALDSMEEFTSLERDKWGIPSLTEAQAQSKKNCFGGTGLAATIAKETTTNSSGLDLIVMPGMAFDTGFNRLGHGKGYYDSFLTRYLRWEAEKGAETRKMPLLVALSLKEQTLSPPEEVPVTNHDWLVDVVIVGDDQCLVRQQ; the protein is encoded by the exons ATGATGGCGGGAATACAGACAGCCAAAAAGGATCTCCGCAAAAGAATGCGGGACGTCCTCCGGGGAATCTCCGCTGACTCTATCGGCAACCAAT CTAGAGCGGTTGCGAGTAGACTTTTCGCTCTTCCCGAATATCAGAGAGCCCAAAGAATAGGCGTCTACCTGTCCATGCCGACAGGCGAGCTATCGACAACAGCAATAGTGGAAGATGCCTTGAAAAGCCACAAGGAGGTCTTCGTGCCTTACATCCATAGCATTGAAACCACGACCACGCAGCAGAAGACATCAGTCATGGATATGCTTGCGTTAGACTCAATGGAAGAGTTCACTTCCCTAGAGCGTGACAAATGGGGAATTCCGTCCCTGACGGAAGCACAGGCGCAGAGCAAGAAGAACTGCTTTGGCGGGACTGGACTAGCCGCGACGATAGCGAAGGAGACTACAACTAACTCATCCGGGCTAGACTTGATTGTGATGCCTGGAATGGCCTTCGATACCGGATTTAATAGACTTGGTCATGGGAAAGGATACTATGACAGCTTTCTGACAAGGTATTTGAGATGGGAGGCTGAAAAAGGAGCAGAAACGAGAAAAATGCCTTTACTCG TCGCCCTCTCTCTCAAGGAGCAAACGCTTTCCCCACCCGAAGAAGTACCCGTTACAAATCATGACTGGCTGGTAGATGTCGTGATAGTTGGCGATGACCAGTGTCTCGTGCGCCAACAATAA
- the ROT1 gene encoding reversal of Tor2 lethality (COG:U;~EggNog:ENOG410PFUS;~InterPro:IPR019623;~PFAM:PF10681;~SECRETED:SignalP(1-17);~TransMembrane:1 (n2-12c20/21o216-233i);~go_component: GO:0005783 - endoplasmic reticulum [Evidence IEA];~go_process: GO:0006458 - 'de novo' protein folding [Evidence IEA]), whose product MLVVYLLASLLAGVASAGKAADLVGTWTTKSRKVVTGPGFYDPVNDKLIEPDLTGISFSFTDEGHYEQAFYRAISNPQDPSCPKGIMQWQHGTYTMEADSSLHLTPIAVDGRQLLSDPCKEEIGIYTRYNQTELYKSFTVGTDPYHKSTRLDLYQFDGAPMPPMYLVYRPPEMLPTKPLSDITSKNKKRHLSGDPSKSVGLGGLVSKDSLLDPDRWLWLGVVMSAVGGLTLFFS is encoded by the exons ATGCTTGTGGTTTACTTGCTTGCGAGCCTTCTGGCAGGCGTTGCTAGTGCCGGCAAGGCTGCCGATCTTGTCGGGACTTGGACCACCAAGTCTCGCAAAGTCGTTACAGGGCCA GGGTTCTACGACCCAGTCAATGATAAATTAATCGAGCCGGATCTTACGGGCATCTCGTTCTCATTCACGGACGAAGGCCATTATGAACAAGCGTTCTACCGCGCTATTTCCAACc CACAGGACCCGTCATGCCCGAAGGGTATTATGCAGTGGCAGCATGGTACATACACTATGGAGGCGGATAGTTCGCTGCATTTGACTCCGATAGCTGTGGACGGTCGCCAGCTGCTATCAGATCCGTGTAAAGAAGAGATCGGGATATATACCAGGTACAACCAAACAGAGCTGTACAAG TCTTTCACCGTGGGCACCGATCCATATCATAAAAGTACGCGGCTCGACCTCTACCAGTTCGATGGCGCGCCCATGCCGCCGATGTATCTTGTCTACAGGCCACCCGAGATGCTGCCCACAAAGCCGCTGAGCGACATAACGtccaaaaacaagaaacgTCATCTCAGTGGAGATCCTAGTAAAAGCGTCGGTTTGGGAGGCCTTGTTAGCAAAGACAGTCTTCTTGATCCGGACCGCTGGTTGTGGCTGGGTGTGGTTATGAGCGCTGTTGGCGGCCTCACACTGTTCTTCTCGTAG
- a CDS encoding TauD/TfdA dioxygenase family protein (COG:I;~EggNog:ENOG410PHDX;~InterPro:IPR042098,IPR003819;~PFAM:PF02668;~go_function: GO:0016491 - oxidoreductase activity [Evidence IEA];~go_process: GO:0055114 - oxidation-reduction process [Evidence IEA]), with amino-acid sequence MPSSAPVIRPKQAQPVTSHKDQEPISYDINIPYVDVTKENHLRTSYPEYLPTWDKMWFDPLPNFDYEDPALRVKDKSKPSLLTPDVKVTEIQPQIGTILEGVQLSELSTAAKDELALLVAERRVVAFPNQDLIDAGPAAQSEFMSHFGKPNYQPVSGTVRGFPGFHIIHRDGNREEISRFLEQRTTTTLWHQDVSYEVQPPGYVMLGLLEGPEVGGDTVFAATDLAYKRLSPTLCAWLDTLQAVHSSSKMITHTRLTGGLVRKDAVDTVHPLVRVHPVTGQKTLFLNGEFITKIPGLKEAEQRWLIDFLMQHFISGHDFQARVRWQPKTIVIFDNRSTIHSAIVDYIDDDYGAKLRHIFRLCALGEKPIPVYDQFE; translated from the exons ATGCCTTCCTCCGCCCCGGTTATAAGGCCTAAGCAGGCTCAGCCGGTCACATCCCATAAAGACCAGGAGCCAATCAGTTacgacatcaacatcccaTATGTGGATGTCACAAAGGAAAACCATCTACGAACCAGCTATCCTGAATACCTCCCTACATGGGACAAGATGTGGTTCGATCCGCTCCCTAATTTCGACTATGAGGATCCTGCATTGCGAGTTAAGGATAAATCCAAGCCCTCTCTTTTGACTCCCGATGTCAAGGTCACAGAAATCCAGCCTCAGATTGGAACCATCCTTGAAGGCGTGCAATTGAGCGAACTCTCCACGGCAGCTAAGGACGAACTCGCGCTGCTTGTCGCCGAGCGCAGGGTTGTTGCCTTCCCCAACCAAGATCTCATTGATGCCGGTCCCGCAGCACAATCAGAATTTATGAGCCACTTTGGCAAACCAAACTATCAGCCCGTATCAGGTACCGTTCGCGGGTTCCCAGGCTTTCATATTATCCACCGCGATGGGAATCGCGAAGAGATCTCTCGTTTCCTGGAGCAGCGCACAACCACCACTCTCTGGCACCAGGATGTCAGCTACGAAGTGCAGCCGCCTGGGTATGTCATGTTAGGACTTTTGGAAGGACCAGAAGTCGGAGGTGATACTGTTTTTGCTGCGACCGACCTGGCCTATAA GCGCTTATCCCCAACTCTCTGCGCGTGGCTGGACACTTTGCAGGCAGTCCACTCATCTTCGAAAATGATCACCCACACTCGTCTTACTGGTGGTTTGGTTCGCAAAGATGCTGTCGACACCGTCCACCCATTGGTGCGCGTGCACCCTGTGACTGGACAGAAAACCCTTTTCCTCAACGGAGAATTTATCACCAAGATCCCAGGCCTCAAAGAGGCAGAACAGCGGTGGCTGATCGACTTTCTTATGCAACACTTTATTTCAGGACACGATTTCCAAGCTCGCGTTCGATGGCAACCCAAGACTATCGTCATTTTCGACAACAGGAGCACCATTC ATTCGGCTATTGTTGACTACATTGATGACGATTACGGTGCTAAACTCCGCCATATCTTCCGTCTCTGTGCCTTGGGCGAAAAGCCGATCCCCGTTTACGACCAATTTGAATAA